From Paenibacillus sp. PL2-23:
CCTCGCGAAACTCCTCGACGTCCGTCTGGGCTTCAATCCCCGACACCTCGGAGAAGCCCGCCACATAGATGCCGTCCAGCTCCACCCAGAAGTGAAACGAGCTGGCCAGCCTGTGATGGGGTGCCGGTCCTTGTCCACCAATGACTACCATTGTGATGCGTCACCTCTTCCCGAACACGTCAAACACATTATGCGCTTTATCCGTGTCATCGTTCATCTTGCGATTGATCCTGGAAATTTCGTCACACCAGCGCCTGCGCTCTCCATGCTCCATATTCATGATGTCATCATGATCCCAGTGGA
This genomic window contains:
- a CDS encoding DUF6760 family protein, with the protein product MYEEAGFIAYYFHWDHDDIMNMEHGERRRWCDEISRINRKMNDDTDKAHNVFDVFGKR